In Solanum pennellii chromosome 3, SPENNV200, a single window of DNA contains:
- the LOC107014366 gene encoding uncharacterized protein LOC107014366 yields the protein MGSQIYSSTPQFSCQFPKIKSRQISSYSSVQLKPRISIISCQQQPQSTGVVTETPVPRTAIYNVDFKTYEDCKLGISRYPDFVYNAQGGTGTGTGKRIESSDEISIDFDLEKLYIPPLTSATAKFLGLPLPPFLKIDVEPELLRGYVNQETGKVNLEFKAKFWFSVGSIYRAPPLLVDTLLTSDESKGGIRGGRGERLNEEGRCKLVGVATVEPIDDLFMNTFLGLPTECLAKMNATISLSST from the exons ATGGGGTCTCAAATTTACTCATCTACTCCTCAATTCTCCTGCCAATTTCCCAAAATCAAATCAAGACAAATATCTTCATATTCCTCAGTTCAGTTAAAACCAAGAATCAGCATCATAAGTTGTCAGCAACAGCCACAGTCTACTGGTGTTGTTACTGAAACACCAGTTCCAAGAACTGCTATATACAATGTCGACTTCAAGACTTATGAAGATTGTAAACTTGGCATATCCAGATACCCAGATTTTGTGTATAATGCACAAGGGGGTACAGGTACTGGAACTGGCAAAAGAATTGAGTCGAGCGATGAAATTTCAATTGATTTTGACTTGGAAAAGTTGTACATTCCTCCATTAACATCTGCAACTGCTAAGTTCTTGGGATTGCCATTGCCCCCTTTTCTGAAAATTGACGTTGAACCTGAGCTCCTTAGAGGATATGTCAACCAAGAAACTGGCAAG GTTAATCTGGAGTTCAAAGCCAAGTTCTGGTTTTCAGTTGGAAGCATCTACAGAGCGCCACCACTGCTTGTGGATACGTTATTAACATCAGATGAATCGAAGGGAGGAATTAGAGGAGGAAGAGGGGAGAGGCTAAATGAAGAAGGAAGGTGCAAACTTGTTGGGGTGGCAACAGTTGAACCTATTGACGACTTGTTTATGAATACATTCCTTGGCCTTCCAACAGAATGTCTTGCAAAGATGAATGCTACAATCTCACTTTCCAGTACCTAG